Genomic window (Pseudomonas sp. L5B5):
CCACTCAAGGAAGATCGTGCATTGCTGCTCGAAGAACGCCTGCAACTGTTCGGCACTGTGCTCCTGCACCAGGGCGGTTTCCTCGGCGCTCTGGATATCGAAATACACCAGCGACACCCGGATGGCAGGCAATTGCAGGCTCTGGCACAGCAACCAGCCATAGATCCTGGCCTGGGCCCAGTGCAGCTGCCGATGGTTGTCGGGCATGCGTGACAGGTCGCCGCGGTAGGTCTTGATTTCCTCCAGCAGGTTCTGTTGCGGGTCATAGCCGTCCGCCCGGCCCTTGACCAGCAACGGGCCATGACGCCCCTCCAGCGATACTTCGCTCTGGTAACCGGGATTGCGCCGGGCCGCCACGGTGCGGTGCCCCTGCATGCCCTCCTCGGCGGTGGGCGACGGGGTGAACCGCAAGTCCAGGTCACCACTTCTGGCAGTGAACTCGCACAAGGCGCGCACCGCGATGCGATAACTCACGCCGGGGTTTCCTGCCATTGCACGTAGCACACCGCCACCGGCATGCCGTGCTCCTCGCAGAAGTCCAGCCAGCGCAACTGGTTGTCCTGCAGCCGATCTCCCGGGCCCTTGACCTCGATCATGCGGTAGGTGTTCTGCTCGGGCCAGAACTGGATCAGGTCCGGCATGCCGGCCCGGTTGGCCTTGATGTCCAGCAGCAGGCGCTGGAACCAGTGCTTCAAATGCGCGGCCGGCAGGCAGGCCAGCGCCTGCTCCAGCAGTTCCTCGGTCAGGGCGCCCCAGAACACGAACGGTGATTGCAGCCCCCACTTGGCCGCGAAGCGCTGGCGGATGCTGTCGCGATATCGGCCGTCGTCCAGCTCGGCCAGGCAGGCCTGGAACAGTTCGCTGCGCCGCTCGTGGAAGTCCGCGCTGAGCAAGTCCACCGGCCCGAGCTGGAACGGGTGGAAGAAGGCGCCCGGCAACGGCGCGAAGATCGCCGGCCAGCACAGCAACCCGAACAGTGAGTTGACCAGGCTGTTCTCCACGTAGTGCACCGGCGCCAGCGGCTGGTGCAAATGGGCCTGGACCACCTGCTCCACCGCCAGGCCATCGATATCGCGCGGCAGGCATAGGTCCAGGCGGGCCACTTCACGACTCGCTCCCCGGGCTACCGCGGGCCCACCCAGCTTGCGTCGCAACCGCGGCAGCATGCGCAGCAACTGCTGGGCCTCGGCAGCGCTTTGCGGTGCGGCGGCGGCCTGCTCGGCCAACGCCAGGGCGGCCGGGTACTCGGCGTTGCGTTCCAGAACCCGGATCAACCGCAGGCGTGCCCCGGGATACTGGCTGAGCAGGTAGATCTGCCTGGCCTGCTGCCAGTCGGCCAGGCGCTCGCAATGCTGGCCCAGCAGGAACAGCAGCTTGTCGCGACGCTTGTGCAGCCAGGGGTTGGTACTGTCGAAGGCGGTGATGCGAGACAGCACCCCTGGCAGTGCCTCGCCACTCTCGAACGCCTCCTGGCACTGGTGCAGGTAGATGAAGCCGTCGACGTCGGCGCGGCTGCGCAGGCCACGGGCATCGGCGCTGATCTCCACGGTCTCGTAGCTGTAGACCCCGAGGTCCGCGAGGACGAACTCCGACCAGTCCTGGTAGAGGTTGCCAAAGAACATCAACCGCAGGCGATCGCACAGGTCCATGACCGTCAGGCTCAGAAGCCGGTCGTCCAGCTCCGGGCACCATTGGCCGAATGCCCGGGGCTGCAGGTCCAACGCCTGCAGCGCCTGCAGCCACTGCTCCTTCCTGGCCTTGGCCGACAGGCCCGCGGCCCTGAAGCTCTGCTGGAGCTCGGGCTTGGGCAACAGGCCGAACAGCTCCTCCAGGGTCAGCGGCGCCTGTTCGTCGACCCAGCCCAGCGCCAGCAGCGGAGCCAGCGCCTCGGCACTGTCGCCGATCTCCGGGTAGTTCAACCTGGACAGGCGAAAATGTCGCCCCTTGCGCATCACCATGCGCACCAGCAGGGCCTGCGCCGGTTGCTCGAGCGAAGCGAAGTCAGCGATGAAACGCTGCTCCTCGGGACTCAGCACATCGGCATAGCGCTGCTCCAGCCAGCACAGCACCTGCTGGAAATTGTGCAGGTAGTAAAGGGGGTTCTCGAGGGGGTTGGAAGTCACGGAAAGAAGGCGCCACGGCTAGATCGATACTGGTTATGCGTACAGATAACAGCCGCTGCCCTCGCCTGGCAAACATTATTGGATAAATGGTGGAGAGAAGTTTTTTTCCGTGGACCAGCGAACTTTCGTCGTCTTCACTACACCAAGGCCAGGACTTATAGTGCCCGCGCAGTGCGTATACCCCTATTGATACCGAGGTCTGTATGAACGTGAAGAACCTGGGCCTGCCCCTGGCCATCATCGCCACCCTGGCCCTGGCTGGCTGTTCCACGCCCACCGTGGTGACGCTGCAGAACGGTACCCAGTACCTGACTCGCGACCAGCCCAAGACCAAGACCGTCGACGGCTACTATGAATTCCAGGACATTTCCGGCAAGACCATCCGGGTCAAGGCCGACGATGTCGCCACCGTCCGCCAGGAAAAATGACCCGCCCGGCTCAGGGCGACCAGGGCAAGCCCCCCTGCCCCGGTTCACAGAACACCCCCGCGGCCTTGCCACGCCTGACCAGTTCATCGCGCACCTGCCGGCAGCGCTGACGCTCCTGGGCATTGGCATTGTCGATGCTGATGTTGCCGGTGCTGTCCGGTGCCTTGCCGTCACCCAGACGCAACTGCACAGAGGGCAGATCGGGGTCCAGGCGAAAACGGCTGGTAG
Coding sequences:
- a CDS encoding VRR-NUC domain-containing protein gives rise to the protein MTSNPLENPLYYLHNFQQVLCWLEQRYADVLSPEEQRFIADFASLEQPAQALLVRMVMRKGRHFRLSRLNYPEIGDSAEALAPLLALGWVDEQAPLTLEELFGLLPKPELQQSFRAAGLSAKARKEQWLQALQALDLQPRAFGQWCPELDDRLLSLTVMDLCDRLRLMFFGNLYQDWSEFVLADLGVYSYETVEISADARGLRSRADVDGFIYLHQCQEAFESGEALPGVLSRITAFDSTNPWLHKRRDKLLFLLGQHCERLADWQQARQIYLLSQYPGARLRLIRVLERNAEYPAALALAEQAAAAPQSAAEAQQLLRMLPRLRRKLGGPAVARGASREVARLDLCLPRDIDGLAVEQVVQAHLHQPLAPVHYVENSLVNSLFGLLCWPAIFAPLPGAFFHPFQLGPVDLLSADFHERRSELFQACLAELDDGRYRDSIRQRFAAKWGLQSPFVFWGALTEELLEQALACLPAAHLKHWFQRLLLDIKANRAGMPDLIQFWPEQNTYRMIEVKGPGDRLQDNQLRWLDFCEEHGMPVAVCYVQWQETPA
- a CDS encoding YgdI/YgdR family lipoprotein, giving the protein MNVKNLGLPLAIIATLALAGCSTPTVVTLQNGTQYLTRDQPKTKTVDGYYEFQDISGKTIRVKADDVATVRQEK